The sequence below is a genomic window from Pelosinus sp. IPA-1.
ACGGTATCTGCATAGGTGGCGCATTGCTGGTAGAAATCTGTTCGCGATATCCCAAGTTTTTGTTCCAGATAAATGTATTTATTGGCGATTAATTTACATGCTTGTAAATAATCCTGTTTGTACTGATCCATAGGCACTTGCTCGCAAAATGCGGTTTTCTGCCCTAAAAGAATTAGAATAAGACTCCCTATAATAAGGAACTTGTTTATCAGTTTTTTCATCATAATGCCCCTCTCAAAAAATGGAAATATATGCTATTGTAATATTACACATGAAATCTATATATTCCTTTTATTGATTTTTTCCATAACAATTTATTATCGGACATTGAATTTACTTTTCAGTACATGACACGGATGCTGGTACTACCCCTACATGCAGAATCAGAGTAGTTTTAATTGTCATTATCATCTCCCCCCCACATTAACAATTCCCTCATTTTTTAATATGAGATTATTCCGCTCCTCAACTCGCACCCTCGCATCATGCAACGCATCAGCCAAACCAGTTAGTGATTTAGAGATTACTTTGGATGATCTATTTCCCTCTGCTATTTTCCAGACTAGTTGACTTTTTTCCCTTATCTCTGTGTCTGTCAATTCTCTGTATTCCCATATTTGATTTAACTCTTCTAACCGAACTCTTTCTTCTGAGGTCAAACACGATATTTCTTCTTTAGTGCCTACTTCCATTTCTAACCTTTTTATACGATGTAATAAATTAGCCAAATCAAACACCTTCACTTTCATTACTAATTTCTATAGTTTTCATATCAGGATATTTCCTTTCCATCCAACAAGAATCTGTTTTGCATGGATACTCTGGACAATCATCACGCCTATGACTACAATTACTAAATGATCCATCATCTTCAACAATTTTAACCCATATAATATTTTCACCGTTATTAGATAAAATTTTACTTTCGATTTTTTGAAGTCTGCTTTTTAGGCTCATTTCGTATCCCCTTTATATAGTTCTCTGCATTCTCGCATAATTTGGGTAAGTCGTATCATCTGACCACTTTCACTAGATAACTCTGTATTAAGAACAGTTTTCAGTAATTCTGTATCGTTATGACTCATTTCATCACCAAACGCAGTCAATAAGTCACGACTGCGTATTTTCTTTTTAGTACCGTCCTTCATGGTGCAAATAATTGAATTGCCAATTATAGATATTTCCAACTTACTGATTCTACTTTTTAGGCTCATATTTATACCACCTTTTGTGATTTCTCTAATTCTGTTAATCGTTCTTCCATATCTTGCAATTCAGTTATTTTTATAGCACCATCTAATATAGCCTTACACGCTGACACACGAGCAGAAGGACTTACAGCCGAATCTTTAGCAACTTCCCTTAATACACTTACCGCTTCACTACTAGCTGCCTGCAATTGGCTAATAGCCTGCTTTAACGTTTCCTGTTTGGCCTGCTTATAGTTATTCTGAAATTCCTCTTGCTGTAGCCATCTTAATAAGGTATTTACACTAACACCTGCTACCTCTGCTGCACCTTGTAAATCATTGCTCTTTAGTAGTCCAACAATAGCCAATTCCCATTTATGATTGAATTTATCACCACCAGCCAACACCACACCCCCTTTTAACTTTATAAATTATTTAATCTCCCACTAGGCCGCTATACTTGACGTATAAGCGGTTTTATTTATTGGTTACTTATTAGTTATTAAGGGCATTATTTAAGGCTTTTGCCATTTCACACCCCATACCAAACCCTTGTAAGAAAGCTGTATTCTCTGCTTCCTGTAATTGCTCAACTAATAAGGCAATCAGGCGATCATTATCAGCTGCACTCAAAGGGAGGTTGCATATAAACTCGCTAATCATTCTAGTCGATATATAAAATTCTTCTGAGCGTTCAATTTTTATCATATCTTCGCCCTCTGATATATTAGTTATTGGAAAGTTTATAATCTTGCTCATGTTGCTATCCCCCTTAAATTATTTTACTTAATACTTAGCATCAGCTTTATTTTTTCAACTCTAGTTTTTGCCACCTCTAAATCATCCTCAACATACTGCCTACTGTGTCCATCAGCATCAACACTAATTATATATTTCAGCCCTTTCTTCTTTAACGATACCGATCTCATGCCCGCTCTCATTTTATTAAATGGTGTCATACTGCAACCCCCTTCAATAAGAATTCTCTTGCATGATAAAACAGCACTGAATGAATAAATGAGCCAGAATTAACCGACAAGGTAAAATTTAATCTAATATCATATCGTGCTTCAAAAGCCCTTAATGTTCCCATGTATGCCGATGGGCTATAATCCGCACGATACTTTTTAAGTTGTATATCTTGCCAAGTGGCATCCTCTACCATCAAATATAATTTTGATCCTTTAGACCGAAGGAACTCATTTTCAATCTGTGTGCGTCCATGTGTTAGATTTTGAGCTAGTTCATCTAATGTGGCTTTACGTTCAACGTTAATATTGTCCGATAGGTAAATATCACGAAGTACACCAAGTTCCACGTTTTTAGGAATAAATGCGGAATAGTCCCCATAATCTAATTTTTGAACCTTGTAAGGTATCCCCTTATCTGTGAAGTATTTTATAATATGTAGATTTTTCTGTTCTCTCGTGTCAACTAACATTGTTAAACTTTTAAGTAGCGTTTTTGTTTCTGCATCAGTATAAAAACATCTCATATACTTGTACCTTCTTTCAATATTGTCCCCCCAAAAATTTTCTTTGCTGTTATTAGGCTCTTAAATGAGTGAATAGGTAAGTTCTTTGCCGACTCAACAATTAAAAGAAACTCTTTCACCTTAAAAGATAAGATATTAGAATCAGGCTTACCGTGTGTGTATACCAATATCTGACTACCTAAAACATTGTCATAGACTCCTTGCTTAATATCTACCGTATAAGCTCCACATTCTAAATTATCCTCTCTAATAAGTTTCATAATCTCAACGGTATTCACAATTAGAACTCCTTAATGTGAAAATGTGAAAACCAAACGCAAATTTTATATTAATATATATTTTTTATTACTTTACGTACAAAACAGAGAATTACGTTTTATTTTCACAATTATCACAGTTTTATGTACCAAATTTTGTTAAATAGCTTTTTGTCTTTCAATATTTGCTAGACCAATACCAATAAATTTAACCATTCGCCATGAGCCAATCACTTCATTAAATCCTCTACCACGAATCCTATTATTAAAAATCTTCTTACCGATTGGTTTTTCTCCATTCACTTCACACCACTTAATAAATGTTTGATAAAGTTCTTTTGCACCAACTTGGCAATTTTCATTAATATAACAATTCTCATCAATGAAAGTCTGTACAACATCTTCTTCTGAACGGTATTCATTGCAAGCATCTTTAATACTTTGTGGTGGCTGCAACCCCTCGCTTTGCCACTCAGCGAACCCTGCAACCATCCAAGCTAATATTTCTGGTAACTCTGATTCTAGTTTTTCACGAAGTTTTTTATCTTCACGACCTGCAAACGATACTTCAAAAGGTATTAGTCTAATTCGTGACCATATCGCGTTAGATGTTTCTTTTATGACTGGCTTATTATTAGTAACAAGGATAATTTTGTGTGTAGGGAAGAAGTCAAAGTATTCAGCCCGTAAGAAGCGACCTGTGAGCATATCCCCGCCCGTGAGTGACTTTATAACTGCTTCATCAAGTCTTTTACCTTCGTTTGATTCTTGGGCAATTACAAGCCTTTTCCCAGCAATGCGAGCCACGTCATTAGGTATTCCACCCGCGTTTTTAGGCTCAAATGTAGCGAAAGGCATTACACATTGAAGTTCTCCTAAAATACGTTGTATCATCTCTAAAAATACGCCTTTCCCATTCCTACCATTTGCACCGTAAAAAATATTTAATACGTGTTCTGTTGTATCACCGGACAAACAAAGTCCAGCAAGTTTCCAAAGATACCGCATTACTTCTAAATCATTATTAGTTATTTCACACAAGAACTTTATCCATTGTCGACAATCTGCATTAACGTTATAAGGCTTGTAGGTGTACGGCAATAAATGACTAATATTGTGTTTCTTATTATGTGGCATTAATTCACCTGATTTTAGGTTAATAGTTCCATTCATACAGTTAATTAAATATTTCTCTTTATCAATTTCATTAATAGAAAGTGGCACGTCTGGTAAAAACTTTACTATCTCAGCAATGGATTCTAATTTAGCGCGACTTTCGCATGACTTCGCCCATTTTAACTGAACCTCTGGCTCTGGTATGTTTCTAGTGTCGTGTAAATCTTTAACCATTTTTATAATTAAACGCTTAATACCACCATCATTATTTTTCTCCCACCGCTTACCATCCCACAGAAGAAATGAACTAATCTCAGGACAGTATCGAATATTACCAGCGTTTTGATGTAATAGCCGTTCCGCAGAACCTAACTCTGTATAGTGAAAGACGATATTTGATACGTGAGACTGTTCTACTACTCTCACACATTCGGTAATATATTCAGTATTACTGACAAGCTGTAAAAGCTCATCCTTGGTATGTCCAACCTGTAACCAATCGGTAACATCACCCTTTGGCGGTAAATCTGGGAGATTAACCACACGCACCCGACAACCCCGGCTTAATAATTGGCTAGTAACCATTTCAGCATGTTCCTGCCCGGGCGGGTCATTATCTGGTAGTATGATTACTTCCGCGCCCTCCGGTATATATACGCTATGCTCCTGTTTCCACTTACCAGCACCACCACTGTTACAAGTCGCAGTTAAACCTATCTGCTGCAATGTGTGAACGTCCTTCTCACCCTCTACTATATAAACCTTATTGCCCTGTTCAATCCCTATTAGAAGTGCAGTTAGTTGGTAAGGAACTAACTCTACACCATCAAGATTATTAATCCATCCACCTTTACCATCGGGTCTACGCTGGTAAAATCCTTTAGGTTCAAATCGTAACGCTTGATATAGTAAGCGACCTTCTTTATCGCAGTAATCATATGTAGCAACAATACGCTTTTTTATTTGTTGTTGGTTGTTAATTCCGAACCGCTCTGCAAGAATCTTTAACGCTTCTTTCGTGGTGCAATTATTGAAATATGCCCACAAATCAATCGAATCAAATCTTTTTTTGCATCCGTGACAATAGCCCTTGTTTTGATTGGTATAGAGTTCCGCACTACCTGACTTTTCATTATGCCAAGGACAAAGGACGAAATGTCTGTTGCCTTTCTGCTGTATGTGTAGACCATGATCACCAGCAAGCTGTAAAATAGGTAGTTTATCACGAATTTGCCGAACAATATCGTCACTCAAAGAACCCCACCTCCTTAAACGCATCTTCTAAGATAATAATTTTATCAGCCAATAAATGATCATTCGATTGAATAGCATCTTCTACTAATGAGCCAATCAGCTTTTTCAATAACCAAATCTTAATTCTTGTTCTCATCGAATAACCCTTATTCCACCGATCGCCGGAACTGACTCTATTTTGTTTTCTCGTTCATCAATCCACTTTAATACAGATTCAAGTCTATAAAAAACTCTCCGGCCTACTTTAAATGATGGGCAGCCGTTTTTAGTCCATCCCCAAATTGTATTTGGCGTGATAATTTTACCAGTTGGATCAAGCCTTAAAGCAAGTTCAGGTTTATTCAATATTTGATTCTCTATCATGAATTTTCACCTGCCAACTTATTAATGGCCTGCAATATTAACGTTTTCTTTTCTTCTGGTAACTCATGCCGCAGCCATCGGCTAAATGTAAATTCTGTTATTCCTAGTAATTCAGCAACTTTATATTTTTTACGACCAATCAATGCCGTGTGAATATCAAAATTAGATATTTTACTCATAAAATAAATCACTCCTTAATGTTTATATAGTTTTAGTGTTTATAGCTTATTTCGCTAGGTGTCTACCGGTGGCCCCAACCTATATGTTAGATGATGGTGTTGATCTTCGGACTGTTGCCGGTAAACTTGGACATGCTTCTACTAACACAACAACGACGATATATAGTCACCTTCTTAAATCAGCCGAAACGAAAACAGCAGGCATAATGGAAAATAGATTAACCAATCTCAAGAATATAACAATAGACAAAAATAAGAAGCAGGCCCAATAGCCTGCTTTTCGTTTGTTTATATTTGATTATATTAGTATCCATTTTAAGCCGTTAAGGCGCAAGATAAGGCGCACTTGACATAAGAAAAGCCCCCGCATACCTGCGAAGGCTATAATTTACTGGTGACACACCGGGGAATCGAACCCCGAACCTACTGATTAAGAGTCAGTTGCTCTGCCAGTTGAGCTAGTGAGTCATTCAATTCAAGAACATTTATATAATATAATATTTTACTACAATTGTCAACTAGTTTTTTAAATACACTGCCACCATTAGAAGGAAATGATCTGACAAGAAGCTATCTATTCTTCAATACGAATAGATAGCTTCTCGTTATTTTCTATTTCTTTGCTCTCTTTTCTTGTAAATAGTTATCGATTGCGACGGCAGCTTTTTTACCCGCTCCCATAGCAAGAATAACGGTGGCAGCGCCTGTTACGATGTCACCACCGGCAAATACACCGGGTTTACTGGTAACGCCTGTTTCTTCGTGAGCCGTAATATTACCCTTTTTATTAACGTCTAATCCCTTTGTCGTAGATTGAACCAAAGGATTGGGGCCTTGACCGATAGCAATAATAACAGTGTCTACTTCTAGAACAAATTCCGAATTTGGAACTTCAATAGGACGACGGCGCCCTGAGGCGTCAGGCTCGCCTAGCTCCATACGAACACATTGAAGACCTGTAACCCAGCCCTCTTTATTGCCAATTACAGCGGTAGGCGCGGTAAGGAATTGAAAATCAATCCCCTCTTCTTTGGCATGATGCACTTCTTCCAGTCTTGCAGGTAATTCTGCCTCAGAACGCCGATAGACAATATATGAGGTATCAGCCCCTAACCGTAGTGCGGTTCTAGCCCCATCCATGGCTACGTTACCACCGCCTACAACCGCTACTTTTTTGCCTACATGAATTGGTGTACCATAGTCAGGGAAACGATAGGCTTTCATCAAGTTACAACGAGTTAAAAATTCATTCGCAGAATATACTCCGTTAAGATTTTCTCCAGGTACTCCCATAAAATAAGGCAGCCCTGCTCCAGTACCAATAAAGACAGCGTCAAAACCTTCTTCTTCCATTAGCTCATCAACAGTAAAAGTACTACCAATAACCGCATTCACAACAATTTCTACACCCAATTTGCGTAAATTGTTGATTTCAACTTGTACTACTTCATCTTTTGGCAAACGAAACTCTGGAATACCATACATCAAAACGCCACCAGGCAAATGTAATGCTT
It includes:
- a CDS encoding ERCC4 domain-containing protein, with translation MRCFYTDAETKTLLKSLTMLVDTREQKNLHIIKYFTDKGIPYKVQKLDYGDYSAFIPKNVELGVLRDIYLSDNINVERKATLDELAQNLTHGRTQIENEFLRSKGSKLYLMVEDATWQDIQLKKYRADYSPSAYMGTLRAFEARYDIRLNFTLSVNSGSFIHSVLFYHAREFLLKGVAV
- a CDS encoding phage/plasmid primase, P4 family → MSDDIVRQIRDKLPILQLAGDHGLHIQQKGNRHFVLCPWHNEKSGSAELYTNQNKGYCHGCKKRFDSIDLWAYFNNCTTKEALKILAERFGINNQQQIKKRIVATYDYCDKEGRLLYQALRFEPKGFYQRRPDGKGGWINNLDGVELVPYQLTALLIGIEQGNKVYIVEGEKDVHTLQQIGLTATCNSGGAGKWKQEHSVYIPEGAEVIILPDNDPPGQEHAEMVTSQLLSRGCRVRVVNLPDLPPKGDVTDWLQVGHTKDELLQLVSNTEYITECVRVVEQSHVSNIVFHYTELGSAERLLHQNAGNIRYCPEISSFLLWDGKRWEKNNDGGIKRLIIKMVKDLHDTRNIPEPEVQLKWAKSCESRAKLESIAEIVKFLPDVPLSINEIDKEKYLINCMNGTINLKSGELMPHNKKHNISHLLPYTYKPYNVNADCRQWIKFLCEITNNDLEVMRYLWKLAGLCLSGDTTEHVLNIFYGANGRNGKGVFLEMIQRILGELQCVMPFATFEPKNAGGIPNDVARIAGKRLVIAQESNEGKRLDEAVIKSLTGGDMLTGRFLRAEYFDFFPTHKIILVTNNKPVIKETSNAIWSRIRLIPFEVSFAGREDKKLREKLESELPEILAWMVAGFAEWQSEGLQPPQSIKDACNEYRSEEDVVQTFIDENCYINENCQVGAKELYQTFIKWCEVNGEKPIGKKIFNNRIRGRGFNEVIGSWRMVKFIGIGLANIERQKAI
- the gltA gene encoding NADPH-dependent glutamate synthase — protein: MSLSLKKNGMPEQDPKVRAKNFEEVSFGYTEELAKAEAERCLQCKAAPCRKGCPVQVDIPAFIKEIKEGDMDAAIAKIKEVNSLPAVCGRVCPQEEQCEKYCVLAKKGESVGIGRLERYVADAARQKGEVTAPIEYASDAQKVAVIGSGPAGLAVAGDLAKKGYKVTIFEALHLPGGVLMYGIPEFRLPKDEVVQVEINNLRKLGVEIVVNAVIGSTFTVDELMEEEGFDAVFIGTGAGLPYFMGVPGENLNGVYSANEFLTRCNLMKAYRFPDYGTPIHVGKKVAVVGGGNVAMDGARTALRLGADTSYIVYRRSEAELPARLEEVHHAKEEGIDFQFLTAPTAVIGNKEGWVTGLQCVRMELGEPDASGRRRPIEVPNSEFVLEVDTVIIAIGQGPNPLVQSTTKGLDVNKKGNITAHEETGVTSKPGVFAGGDIVTGAATVILAMGAGKKAAVAIDNYLQEKRAKK